The DNA sequence GGCCGACGTGCGCCAGGCCGGGGCCGCCATCCTGTCGGCCCTGGAGCTGACCGAGGAGCAGCGGCTGCGCCCCCGGGTGATCAGCGACCAGGTGGTGCGCCACCTCGACGACCACCAGTGCATGCTGATCAACCGCATGCGGCACGGCAACATGATCATGGCCGGCCAGACCCTCTTCATCCTCGAGTGCGAGCCGGCGGCCTACGCGGCGCTCGCGGCCAACGAGGCGGAGAAGGCGGCCGACATCAGCATCCTCGAGGTGCGGGCCTTCGGCAGTTTCGGCCGGGTCTACATCGGCGGGGAGGAGAAGGACGTGGAAGCGGCGCGGCCCGCGGCGGTCCAGGCCCTGGCGGCCCTGACCGGACGCGAGCACGCCTCGTAGGAGGCAGGACCCCAGCCCCCGAGGGAGGCTCGTGATGTCGGATGCTCTGGGTATGATCGAGTGCCGCAGCTTCGCGGCGATGGTCGAGGCGGCCGACGCGATGGTCAAGGCGGCCCGCGTCGAGCTGGTGAGCTACGAGAAGACCGGCGGCGGCTACACGACCGTCGTGGTGCGCGGCGACGTGGCCGCGGTCAAGGCGGCCTGCGACGCCGGCCAGACGGCCGC is a window from the bacterium genome containing:
- a CDS encoding BMC domain-containing protein → MSDALGMIECRSFAAMVEAADAMVKAARVELVSYEKTGGGYTTVVVRGDVAAVKAACDAGQTAAARVGEVVAVHVIARPHANVDLIIPLGRQVETGKK
- a CDS encoding BMC domain-containing protein yields the protein MVDLRAFVVIDSLQPQFAAFLATVAQGFLPRTGQASLFVEIAPGMEINRVTDIALKSTRVTPGMQIVERHFGMLEVHADSQADVRQAGAAILSALELTEEQRLRPRVISDQVVRHLDDHQCMLINRMRHGNMIMAGQTLFILECEPAAYAALAANEAEKAADISILEVRAFGSFGRVYIGGEEKDVEAARPAAVQALAALTGREHAS